One Coffea arabica cultivar ET-39 chromosome 5c, Coffea Arabica ET-39 HiFi, whole genome shotgun sequence DNA window includes the following coding sequences:
- the LOC113689347 gene encoding uncharacterized protein yields the protein MDKTWMQKNRRSKEYWDGLQKFLDYAFQNSSINGMILCPCKECKCGVCITRENAELHLKVYGFVKGYTHWAAHGEFVYSSAPKPTSYDISHGVRDELDDMHGLVHDAMGIPEQDYTRIDGTEYKSQLPNVEAEKFYNLIDNSNKELYSGCKRFSKLSFMIRLLHLKCLGKLSNKIFDMLLDLLKEAFPDAMDGLPKSYYEAEKLMKELGLGYDKYDACPNDCTLYWGVDARRKHCETCKESRWVKSENDPTGEGRKIPHKVLWHFPLKHRLQRLFMSSKIAGHMRWHAEGRTKDGNMRHPADSPSWQTFDFHHPEFSQDSRNVRLGLASDGFNPFKNMSSTHSTWPVILMPYNLPPWMCMKQPNFMLSLLIPGPFAPGNNIDIYLKPLIAELKELWDVGVNTYDASRKENFQLRAALLWTISDFPGYAILSGWSTKGKLACPVCHKYTSSQHLQNWGKYCYMGHRRYLEMNHPFRKDAKSFNGAVEYGKPPGRLMGSTILDELAGYSIKLGKTVSDNPELPFNWKKLSIFFDLPYWKDNMIRHNLDVMHIEKNICEIIVATLLNLEKTKDNKKSRLDLRDMGIRSELHPIEKGNGRSVLPPACFTMKKKEKEIFCKVLKGIKVPDGYAANISRCVKVKPPKISGLKSHDYHILMQQLLPIALRRTLSKAVRSPLVKLSRYFRKLCSKVLDPADLVHLEKEIGIILCQLERIFPPSFFNVMVHLAVHLVSEAKIGGPVHYRWMYPIERYLGTLKSYVRNRSRPEGCIAEGYLAEECLNFCSLYLADYVETKFNRTSRNDDVGNTSSEGFDVFSSSCRPLGKGTPTNFSNEILRKAHQYVLFNCDHIKPYVDQHHKMVEEQNPCAGKHVIERIHCENFADWFSDHVKQIQVADGVDISKDLKLLARGPNNVGRTYQKILVNGFRFHTRQLESQRKTQNSGVLVNATTSSFSSTKDNNPILSDLAYYGILTNILELNYTEGRTVTLFECDWISKGKRLKQDEDGFTLANFKNVKPHPEPYVIATQVSQVFYVEDPLAEGWSVVVATSPRNEFMMDPVCDIEMYLQSTITSTTQMDNENEDIRWVREDDGDEILH from the exons ATGGATAAAACTTGGATGCAAAAGAATAGACGAAGCAAAGAATATTGGGATGGTTTGCAAAAATTCTTAGATTATGCATTCCAGAATTCAAGTATAAATGGGATGATATTATGTCCATGTAAAGAATGTAAGTGTGGTGTATGTATTACCAGGGAGAATGCAGAACTTCATTTGAAAGTTTATGGTTTTGTTAAAGGATACACCCATTGGGCAGCTCATGGAGAATTTGTTTACTCTAGTGCACCAAAACCTACTTCCTATGATATCTCACATGGGGTACGGGATGAACTTGATGACATGCATGGTTTGGTTcatgatgcaatgggaattccTGAACAAGATTATACAAGGATAGATGGAACTGAATACAAAAGCCAATTGCCCAATGTAGAAGCTGAAAAGTTTTACAATCTAATTGATAATTCTAACAAAGAGCTTTACTCTGGATGTAAAAGATTCTCAAAACTTTCCTTTATGATTCGGCTGCTTCACCTCAAATGCCTTGGTAAACTCAGCAACAAAATTTTTGATATGTTACTTGATTTGTTGAAAGAAGCCTTTCCAGATGCGATGGATGGTTTGCCTAAGTCTTATTATGAAGCTGAAAAGTTAATGAAGGAATTAGGACTTGGGTATGATAAATATGATGCATGTCCGAATGACTGCACTTTGTATTGGGGGGTAGATGCAAGAAGAAAGCATTGTGAAACATGTAAAGAATCTAGATGGGTTAAATCTGAAAATGATCCGACTGGTGAGGGAAGAAAAATACCGCATAAGGTTTTATGGCATTTTCCCCTAAAACATAGGTTACAACGCCTATTTATGTCCTCCAAAATTGCAGGCCATATGAGATGGCATGCAGAAGGTCGTACTAAGGATGGTAACATGAGGCACCCTGCTGATTCTCCATCTTGGCAAACATTTGACTTTCATCATCCAGAATTTTCTCAAGATTCTCGTAATGTGAGGTTGGGCCTAGCATCAGATGGATTTAACCCATTCAAAAATATGAGTTCAACTCATAGCACTTGGCCGGTAATATTGATGCCATATAATTTGCCGCCATGGATGTGTATGAAACAACCGAACTTTATGTTGTCATTGTTGATACCCGGTCCATTTGCACCAGGAAATAATATTGATATATATTTAAAACCTCTCATAGCAGAATTAAAGGAATTGTGGGATGTTGGAGTGAATACATATGAtgcatcaagaaaagaaaactttcaACTTCGTGCAGCACTTTTATGGACCATCAGTGACTTTCCAGGTTATGCAATCCTCTCCGGATGGAGCACTAAAGGAAAACTTGCATGTCCTGTATGCCATAAATACACATCTTCACAGCATCTGCAAAATTGGGGAAAATATTGCTATATGGGGCATCGAAGGTACTTGGAAATGAACCATCCATTTCGCAAAGATGCTAAATCTTTCAATGGAGCTGTAGAGTATGGAAAACCACCAGGAAGGTTAATGGGGTCTACAATTTTAGATGAGTTAGCTGGTTATAGTATTAAACTTGGGAAGACAGTTAGTGACAATCCAGAATTGCCatttaattggaaaaaattaAGTATTTTCTTTGATTTGCCCTATTGGAAAGACAATATGATACGTCATAATCTTGACGTTATGCACATTGAGAAGAACATCTGTGAGATCATTGTGGCTACATTGTTGAATCTGGAAAAAACCAAAGATAATAAAAAGTCACGTCTTGACCTTCGTGATATGGGTATAAGATCAGAATTGCATCCCATTGAGAAGGGAAATGGTAGGAGTGTTCTGCCTCCAGCTTGCTTTACaatgaaaaagaaggaaaaagagataTTTTGCAAAGTTTTGAAAGGGATAAAAGTTCCAGATGGCTACGCAGCAAATATTTCTAGATGTGTTAAAGTAAAGCCACCAAAAATTTCTGGATTAAAAAGTCATGATTACCATATTTTGATGCAACAACTTCTCCCAATAGCTCTGCGCAGGACTTTATCAAAAGCAGTTCGCTCTCCTTTAGTCAAATTGAGCAGGTATTTTCGCAAGTTGTGCTCCAAAGTTTTGGATCCAGCAGATTTAGTTCATTTGGAAAAAGAGATTGGTATCATACTTTGTCAATTAgaaaggatttttccaccatccTTTTTTAATGTGATGGTACATCTAGCTGTTCATTTGGTTAGCGAAGCAAAAATAGGAGGGCCTGTCCATTATCGGTGGATGTATCCTATAGAAAG GTATTTAGGAACTTTGAAATCCTACGTCCGAAATAGAAGTCGACCAGAAGGCTGTATTGCTGAAGGGTATTTAGCTGAGGAATGTTTGAATTTTTGTTCCTTATACCTAGCTGATTATGTTGAAACGAAGTTTAATCGGACAAGTAGAAATGATGATGTGGGCAACACCTCAAGTGAAGGCTTCGATGTATTTTCCAGTTCATGTCGTCCATTAGGAAAAGGAACtccaacaaatttcagcaatgaaattttgagaaaagcacATCAATATGTGCTATTTAATTGCGACCACATCAAGCCATATGTTGA CCAACACCATAAAATGGTGGAGGAGCAAAATCCATGTGCTGGAAAACATGTCATTGAGCGTATTCATTGTGAGAACTTTGCAGATTGGTTTTCGGACCAT GTTAAGCAGATTCAAGTGGCTGATGGTGTTGACATCTCCAAAGATTTGAAACTTCTGGCTAGGGGTCCAAATAATGTGGGGAGAACATATCAAAAGATTCTTGTCAATGGCTTTCGCTTCCATACAAGACAATTAGAATCTCAGAGGAAAACTCAGAATAGTGGGGTTCTTGTCAATGCAACAACATCAAGCTTTTCGAGTACTAAAGATAATAATCCAATTTTAAGTGACTTGGCTTACTATGGTATTTTGACGAATATCCTTGAGTTAAATTACACTGAAGGCCGAACTGTCACCTTATTTGAATGTGATTGGATATCAAAAGGCAAAAGATTAAAGCAAGATGAGGATGGATTCACATTGGCCAACTTCAAGAATGTAAAGCCTCACCCTGAGCCATATGTGATAGCAACCCAAGTTTCACaagttttttatgttgaagaCCCTTTAGCTGAAGGCTGGAGTGTTGTTGTTGCTACATCTCCTAGGAATGAGTTTATGATGGACCCCGTATGTGATATTGAGATGTATTTGCAGAGCACAATTACCTCAACAACTCAAATGGACAATGAGAATGAAGACATTCGATGGGTTCGAGAAGATGATGGAGATGAAATACTCCACTAG
- the LOC113689346 gene encoding uncharacterized protein, protein MFLFVGMARTKRQKITGNTLVDQHEDIAENQIHIEEPNSTDEENADENSQRKTRGPTYMTEIWGKPSSCHRYKVRFDKDGEPVGKNKSKFTEFLGTIARNGKYAPLDVTDWREMTNDKKQDMLVLVKEKFRLPPGADFWTLKSIGKKWRNWKSALKAKYYNPNESIESQINNRDQRILKDQWRNLLAYWSLEETKV, encoded by the exons atgtTTTTATTTGTAGGAATGGCAAGGACTAAAAGACAGAAGATTACTGGAAATACACTTGTTGATCAACACGAGGATATAGCTGAAAATCAGATTCACATTGAGGAGCCTAACTCTACAG ATGAAGAAAATGCAGATGAAAATTCACAAAGAAAAACTAGAGGGCCAACATATATGACAGAAATATGGGGTAAACCTAGTAGTTGTCATCGGTACAAAGTTAGATTTGATAAGGATGGTGAGCCTGTTGGCAAGAACAAGTCCAAATTTACTGAGTTCTTAGGAACAATAGCAAGAAATGGAAAGTATGCTCCTCTAGACGTGACAGATTGGCGTGAAATGACAAATGATAAGAAGCAAGACATGCTTGTATTGGTGAAG GAAAAATTTCGTCTTCCTCCAGGTGCAGATTTTTGGACTTTGAAATCAATCGGCAAAAAATGGAGAAATTGGAAATCAGCTTTAAAGGCAAAATATTACAATCCAAATGAATCCATTGAGAGTCAAATTAACAATAGGGATCAGCGGATCTTGAAAGATCAGTGGAGAAATCTTCTGGCTTACTGGAGCTTAGAGGAAACAAAGGTATAA